From a single Lolium rigidum isolate FL_2022 chromosome 7, APGP_CSIRO_Lrig_0.1, whole genome shotgun sequence genomic region:
- the LOC124676151 gene encoding plant intracellular Ras-group-related LRR protein 1-like produces the protein MRADMGDQRRSRHGHFKAVGFGAAAGGGAQHVEHDQEKLKDKKLDMSGLSMDTIPHITMSLGHITTLDLSNNNLESIPESMIARLLNVVVLDVRSNQLKSLPNSIGCLSKLRVLNVSGNLLESLPSTIEECRALEDLNANFNQLTGLPDTLGFELHNIRKLSVNSNKLASLPFSTNHMTSLRALDARLNCLRSLPDGLENLVNLEVLNVSQNFHFLRDLPYGLGLLTSLRELDISYNSISVLPDSMGCLAKLNKFSAVGNPLVCPPMDVIEQSLDAMRTYLTARMNGTGVNAEKKKGWLPRQLVKYNTFSARMNMTPGRKGVMTPGRKSVHDNSEGFLMSDYRTLNGVGSPGFLSMLSPRRLFSPRRNSPKHQ, from the exons ATGAGGGCGGACATGGGAGATCAGAGGAGGTCAAGGCATGGCCATTTCAAAGCTGTTGGTTtcggagcagcagcaggaggaggagcacaaCATGTAGAGCATGATCAGGAGAAGCTCAAGGATAAGAAGCTGGACATGAGTGGTTTGTCCATGGACACCATCCCACACATCACCATGTCTCTCGGCCACATCACCACCTTGGACCTCTCCAACAACAATCTCGAG AGCATTCCAGAGTCAATGATCGCGCGGCTGCTGAACGTGGTGGTCCTGGACGTGCGCTCCAACCAGCTCAAGTCCCTGCCAAACTCCATCGGCTGCCTCTCCAAGCTCCGCGTCCTCAACGTCTCCGGCAACCTCCTCGAGTCCCTGCCATCCACCATCGAGGAATGCCG TGCCCTGGAGGACCTGAACGCCAACTTCAACCAGCTGACGGGTCTGCCGGACACGCTAGGCTttgagctccacaacatccgcaaGCTCTCCGTCAACTCCAACAAGCTCGCCAGCCTCCCCTTCTCCACCAACCACATGACGTCTCTTCGGGCCCTTGACGCGCGCCTCAACTGCCTCCGCTCACTCCCGGATGGCCTCGAGAACCTCGTCAACCTCGAGGTGCTCAACGTCAGCCAGAACTTCCACTTCCTGCGGGATCTGCCCTACGGCCTGGGCCTCCTCACCTCGCTCCGGGAGCTCGACATCAGCTACAACTCCATCTCCGTGCTCCCAGACTCCATGGGCTGCCTGGCCAAGCTCAACAAGTTCAGTGCGGTGGGAAACCCGCTCGTCTGCCCGCCCATGGATGTCATCGAGCAGAGCCTCGACGCCATGCGGACCTACCTCACTGCCAGGATGAACGGCACTGGCGTGAACGCTGAAAAGAAGAAGGGGTGGCTGCCCAGGCAGCTGGTGAAGTATAACACCTTCTCCGCCAGGATGAATATGACGCCTGGTCGAAAGGGTGTTATGACCCCTGGTCGCAAGAGTGTCCATGACAACTCGGAGGGATTCTTGATGTCAGATTATCGGACGCTCAACGGCGTCGGGTCGCCAGGGTTTCTCTCCATGCTGTCGCCTCGACGGCTCTTCTCGCCTCGGAGGAATTCACCCAAGCATCAATAA
- the LOC124669399 gene encoding putative peptidyl-tRNA hydrolase PTRHD1: MLSLLPFRLPSPIASTLPSAASLLPGLARIPIHRIPPRASMSAAAASTPEPATSAAVGDEARKEAEDVVVQYVVLRRDLADAWPMGSVVAQGCHAAVAAVWAHRDHPDTAAYCAPDNLDRMHKVTLEVKGETQLKNLAEKLEAAGVRHKLWIEQPENIPTCIATAPCPKSQVASFFRKLKLCK; the protein is encoded by the exons ATGCTGTCTCTCCTCCCCTTTCGCTTGCCGTCCCCGATTGCAAGCACGCTCCCCagcgccgcctctctcctcccAGGCCTCGCTAGGATCCCCATCCACCGAATCCCGCCGCGAGCCAGCATGAGCGCTGCGGCCGCCTCCACGCCGGAGCCAGCGACGTCCGCGGCCGTCGGCGACGAAGCGAGGAAGGAGGCCGAGGACGTGGTGGTTCAGTACGTGGTGCTGCGGCGCGACCTGGCGGACGCCTGGCCGATGGGCAGCGTGGTGGCGCAGGGGTGccacgccgccgtggccgccgtctGGGCGCACCGCGACCACCCGGACACCGCCGCCTACTGCGCGCCCGACAACCTCGACCGCATGCACAAG GTAACACTGGAGGTGAAAGGGGAGACACAGCTGAAGAACCTGGCAGAGAAACTGGAAGCAGCTGGTGTCCGGCACAAGCTGTGGATAGAGCAGCCTGAAAACATCCCGACTTGCATTGCCACAGCACCCTGCCCAAAGTCCCAGGTGGCTTCATTCTTCAGGAAGCTAAAGCTTTGTAAATGA
- the LOC124674687 gene encoding GPN-loop GTPase QQT1-like gives MVFGQLVIGPPGCGKTTYCNGMSQFLSLIGRKVSVINLDPANDALPYECAINIEDLIKLSDVMSEHSLGPNGGLVYCMDYLEKNIDWLEEKLKPLIEDHYLLFDFPGQVELFSLHTNARNIINKLIKKLNLRLTVVHLVDAHLCCDPGKYVSALLLSLSTMLHLELSHINVLSKIDLIENYGNLAFNLDFYTDVQDLSYLQHHLDQDPRSAKYRKLTKELCDVIDDFSLVNFTTLDIQDKESVGNLVKLIDKSNGYIFSTIDSSAVEFSKIAAAPLDWDYYRTAAVQEKYMKDDEVVEKTSRMQ, from the exons ATGGTGTTCGGACAGTTGGTGATCGGGCCACCAGGCTGCGGCAAGACCACCTACTGCAACGGCATGTCCCAGTTCCTCTCCCTCATCGGAAG GAAAGTTTCAGTTATCAATCTCGACCCTGCGAACGATGCGTTGCC ATATGAATGTGCCATCAACATTGAGGACCTCATAAAACTTAGCGATGTCATGTCTGAGCATTCGCTTGGTCCTAACGGAG GCCTTGTGTATTGCATGGATTACTTGGAGAAGAATATTGACTGGCTTGAAGAAAAGTTGAAACCTCTTATTGAAG ATCACTATCTGCTATTTGATTTCCCGGGGCAAGTGGAACTTTTCTCCCTTCACACGAATGCAAGGAACATCATCAATAAACTCATCAAAAAGCTAAATTTGCGG CTTACTGTTGTGCACCTTGTTGATGCCCATTTATGTTGTGATCCTGGGAAGTATGTTAGTGCTTTGCTGCTTTCACTATCAACAATGTTACACTTGGAGCTATCGCACATCAATGTTTTGTCAAAGATTGACCTCATTGAGAACTATGGAAATTTAG CGTTCAACCTTGACTTCTACACTGATGTGCAAGACCTGTCCTATTTGCAACACCATCTTGATCAGGATCCTCGTTCTGCCAAGTACAG GAAACTTACGAAAGAGCTATGTGATGTGATTGATGATTTTAGCTTAGTCAATTTTACAACTTTGGACATCCAG GACAAGGAAAGTGTGGGTAATCTTGTGAAGTTGATTGACAAGAGCAATGGCTATATATTTTCAACTATAGATAGCAGTGCCGTTGAGTTTAGCAAAATTGCAGCTGCACCTCTTGACTGGGATTACTACAG AACAGCAGCAGTGCAGGAGAAGTACATGAAAGACGACGAGGTTGTGGAGAAAACAAGCAGGATGCAATGA